The Actinomycetota bacterium genome segment CTCGTCGATATGCAGCGCGCGCTCGTCCCCCCGCACGGGGCCGTCGTCGAGGGGCGCGACATCGGGACCGTCGTCTGGCCGACCGCCGACGTGAAGGTGTACCTGGACGCGCCCGAGCACGTGCGGGCCGAGCGGCGCGGCATGGCGACGGGGGAGGACGCGGCGTCGGTGTCCGAGCGCGACCGGCGCGACGCGACGCGACCGGTGGGCGCCATGAAGCCGGCGGCCGATGCCCTCGTGGTGGACACCGGCTCCCGCACCCCCGCCGAGGTGGCCGACCTCATCGCCTCGCGGGTCTTCCGCGAACCCCCCCGCGCCAACCCCGGGTACCGCGTGGTGCGGGCGGTGCTGTCCGGACTGGTCCGGGGGCCGTTCCGTCTCGAGGTCCACGGTGCGCACAACATCCCGGCCCGGGGTCCGGCCATCCTCGCTCCGAACCACCGGTCCCTCGCCGATATCCCCGTGGCGGGGGTCCTCACGAAGCGGAAGGTCTGGTTCATGGCGAAGGACGAGCTCTTCCGGTCCCAGCGGACCGCCGGGCTCCTCACCCGCCTCGGAGCCTTCCCCGTGAAGCGAGGCAGACCCGACCGCAAGGCGCTGCAGACGGCGCTCGACCTGCTCAGGCGGGGCGAGCTGGTCGGGCTGTTCCCGGAGGGGACCAGGCTCCCCGACGCGCGCTTCGACCACGTGGAGGACGGGATCGCGTACGTGGCCCTGAAATCCGGTGCGCCGGTCGTCCCGGTCGCCCTGTCGGGGACGGAGGCGATAAAGCCGGCGGGTCAGCGGGTGCCCAGGCTGGTCAGGGTCCGGGCGCTGGTGGGGGAGCCCGTCCACCTCGGGGGCCCGGTCGAGGGCGTGCTGTCCAGGCGACGGATCACGGAGGCGACCCAGCTCGCGCAGGAGCGCCTGAGGTCCGTGATGGACCGGCTCGAGCCACCGCGATGAGTCAGCTCCCCGTCGTCGCCGTCGTGGGCCGGCCCAACGTCGGCAAATCGACCCTCGTCAACAGGATCCTCGGGAGGCGGGAGGCGATCGTCCAGCACGTCCCGGGCGTCACCCGCGACCGCGTCCTGTACAGGGCGGAGTGGGCGGGTCGTCCGTTCATGCTCGTCGACACGGGAGGTCTGGAGGCCGACCCGGTCGGGGAGCTCGCCGCGAAGGTGGCGGAGACGGCGACGGCGGCCGCGGCCGAGGCGGACGTGGTCGTGCTCGTCGTGGACGCGACGACCGGGATGAACGCCGAGGACATGTCGGTCGTCGACGTAGTGCGCAGGCTAGGCCGGCCCGTCGTCCTGGCCGTCAACAAGGCGGACAACCCGGAACGGGACGCCCTCGCCGCCGACTTCTGGTCGCTGGGCCTCGGCGATCCGCACCCGGTCTCGGCCCTGCACGGACGGGGGGTGGGAGACCTCCTCGACCGGGTCACGGCCGGCTTCGCGGAGACGGAGCCCCAGGAGCACCCGGAGCCCTCGATCGCCATCGTCGGACGTCCGAACGTCGGGAAGTCGTCGCTCTTCAACCGGCTCGTGGGAGCCGAGCTGAGCCTGGTCCACGACGAGCCCGGCACCACCCGCGACACCGTCGACACGGTCGCCGAGGTGGACGGCGAGCGCTACCGCTTCATCGACACGGCGGGC includes the following:
- the cmk gene encoding (d)CMP kinase → MSSRLVVAIDGTAGSGKSTTARLVAVRLGLPHIDTGATYRLVAHEALQRGVPLTDGASLAGTAAEVARRCTVAQDGHLLFDGRPVGEEIRTPEVSAAASKVAAHEQVRRVLVDMQRALVPPHGAVVEGRDIGTVVWPTADVKVYLDAPEHVRAERRGMATGEDAASVSERDRRDATRPVGAMKPAADALVVDTGSRTPAEVADLIASRVFREPPRANPGYRVVRAVLSGLVRGPFRLEVHGAHNIPARGPAILAPNHRSLADIPVAGVLTKRKVWFMAKDELFRSQRTAGLLTRLGAFPVKRGRPDRKALQTALDLLRRGELVGLFPEGTRLPDARFDHVEDGIAYVALKSGAPVVPVALSGTEAIKPAGQRVPRLVRVRALVGEPVHLGGPVEGVLSRRRITEATQLAQERLRSVMDRLEPPR
- the der gene encoding ribosome biogenesis GTPase Der; protein product: MSQLPVVAVVGRPNVGKSTLVNRILGRREAIVQHVPGVTRDRVLYRAEWAGRPFMLVDTGGLEADPVGELAAKVAETATAAAAEADVVVLVVDATTGMNAEDMSVVDVVRRLGRPVVLAVNKADNPERDALAADFWSLGLGDPHPVSALHGRGVGDLLDRVTAGFAETEPQEHPEPSIAIVGRPNVGKSSLFNRLVGAELSLVHDEPGTTRDTVDTVAEVDGERYRFIDTAGMRRTSRIDDSVEYFSLVRALRALDRCDLAILVIDDAQGIARQDLRIAEEIIEQGRSAVIVLSKVDLMEPSMRRIEREEVRRRLPYLSWAPLIETSTVTGEGVGQIMPAVRRILEARSTRIPTPVLNAVIEDLQARTPIPSKRPGARVKFAVQAEVSPPTIVLFGMSRIPPQWIRYLDRNLRKRFGFEGTPIRVSTRGGQRRQTGRRT